In Chelonia mydas isolate rCheMyd1 chromosome 20, rCheMyd1.pri.v2, whole genome shotgun sequence, a single genomic region encodes these proteins:
- the ATP5MC2 gene encoding ATP synthase F(0) complex subunit C2, mitochondrial isoform X2 has protein sequence MYACAKFVSAPALVKNSSRLLCRPVSASLLSRPETRTDELGSTPAPQNALLQALRREFHTSSISRDIDTAAKFIGAGAATVGVAGSGAGIGTVFGSLIIGYARNPSLKQQLFSYAILGFALSEAMGLFCLMVAFLILFAM, from the exons GTGAAGAACAGCTCGAGGCTGCTGTGCAGACCAGTCTCTGCCTCCCTGCTGAGCAGGCCGGAGACCAGGACAGATGAG CTCGGCTCCACCCCAGCGCCCCAGAATGCCCTCCTCCAAGCCTTGCGCCGGGAGTTCCACACCAGCTCCATCTCCCGGGACATTGACACTGCGGCGAAGTTCATCGGTGCTGGTGCTGCCACAGTTGGGGTAGCCGGCTCTGGTGCTGGCATTGGAACCGTATTTGGCAGCCTCATTATTGGCTATGCCAG AAACCCTTCCCTGAAACAGCAGCTGTTCTCCTACGCCATCCTGGGCTTTGCACTCTCCGAGGCCATGGGGCTCTTCTGCCTGATGGTGGCTTTCCTCATCCTCTTCGCCATGTGA